The Leptospira andrefontaineae genome has a segment encoding these proteins:
- a CDS encoding capsid protein, whose amino-acid sequence MNGPHTLDQLLEIRKAFEANTSQNGASPFVEVGSSGSTLSMQSLDKTFVAIVSTDRDFRFLKNTPKRQINQVLAEYNKNRSHGGGWYNTSYIGQSDEPSFRDSEIQRLYDEVNYVAEGFAFNKVVDTVANVQDPEIIQSNSALRRGMENMMRSYWFGSKSINKFNQDGFATKISNLGSDFVKDARGQLPSADEIKEYTSKIRTKYFGLANQLWMHNTTKALYDQIYDFAGQAKVLQNNNQGPNSVGLGNIVPHIWDSNGANNMITLEDDIWLDRHDWEVPKRLDSNGNLVEGPTSDTDSPETPAIALAAIPSITGSKFDVSYSGEYKYRACAGNLRHWSAASPIETETVNTGGGVEITLTPGNSGPPTTRFAVFRETTPGSGIIRYMVEIVRNTSGPTTVFQDLNFDLPGTTIMVLGDFNSQSATDESRTFILSELLGFTKSLFPYGAGGRLRLRQGIIEHYGVLQILAPEKFRVFKNVPVKR is encoded by the coding sequence ATGAACGGTCCTCATACTTTAGATCAACTATTAGAGATACGTAAAGCGTTTGAAGCGAACACCTCCCAGAATGGGGCCTCACCGTTTGTAGAGGTCGGATCTAGTGGCTCAACGTTATCAATGCAATCTTTGGACAAGACGTTCGTTGCGATCGTGTCCACGGATCGAGACTTTAGGTTTTTAAAAAACACTCCTAAGCGGCAAATAAATCAAGTCTTAGCGGAATATAACAAGAATCGATCTCATGGCGGAGGATGGTATAACACTTCCTATATCGGGCAGTCCGACGAACCAAGTTTTAGAGACTCTGAAATTCAAAGATTATATGACGAAGTCAATTACGTCGCAGAGGGCTTTGCGTTTAACAAAGTAGTAGATACCGTCGCAAACGTTCAAGATCCGGAGATCATACAATCAAACTCAGCACTAAGACGCGGAATGGAGAACATGATGCGTTCGTACTGGTTTGGCAGCAAATCTATAAACAAGTTTAACCAAGATGGATTCGCAACGAAGATTTCGAATTTGGGTTCTGACTTTGTAAAGGATGCCCGAGGACAGTTACCAAGTGCAGACGAAATCAAAGAATACACTTCGAAGATAAGGACCAAGTATTTCGGACTTGCAAATCAGCTTTGGATGCACAACACAACCAAAGCTTTGTATGACCAAATTTACGATTTTGCAGGTCAGGCAAAAGTACTTCAAAACAACAATCAGGGACCGAACTCGGTAGGTCTTGGAAATATAGTTCCTCATATTTGGGACTCCAATGGCGCAAACAATATGATTACGCTAGAGGACGATATCTGGTTGGATCGTCACGACTGGGAGGTTCCAAAACGATTAGATTCGAATGGTAATTTAGTTGAAGGACCGACTTCCGATACCGATTCTCCTGAGACCCCTGCGATCGCTCTTGCTGCAATACCATCGATTACTGGCTCAAAGTTTGATGTTAGTTATTCAGGTGAATACAAGTATCGCGCTTGTGCTGGAAATTTACGTCACTGGTCAGCAGCTTCCCCAATTGAAACAGAAACAGTAAATACTGGTGGAGGCGTCGAGATAACACTCACTCCTGGAAACTCAGGGCCACCAACTACTAGGTTTGCCGTTTTTAGAGAAACAACACCCGGAAGTGGAATCATCCGATATATGGTCGAGATTGTACGAAACACTTCTGGACCAACTACAGTTTTTCAAGATTTGAATTTTGATCTTCCGGGAACAACCATTATGGTTCTAGGAGATTTTAATTCCCAATCTGCAACTGATGAAAGTAGAACGTTTATCCTATCCGAATTATTAGGATTTACTAAATCACTTTTTCCATACGGGGCAGGTGGTAGACTTAGGTTACGTCAAGGTATTATAGAACATTATGGAGTTTTACAAATATTGGCTCCTGAAAAATTCAGAGTATTTAAAAACGTACCAGTAAAGAGATAA